One window of Camelina sativa cultivar DH55 chromosome 4, Cs, whole genome shotgun sequence genomic DNA carries:
- the LOC109132563 gene encoding uncharacterized protein LOC109132563 encodes MLKLHLSQEEKHIFASNLLADKKMKTIDQEEKGFFGNFIDNAKEIFL; translated from the exons ATGTTAAAGCTTCACCTCTCTCAAGAGGAAAAACATATCTTTGCTTCCAATCTTCTTGCCGATAAGAAAATGAAGACTATAGATCAGGAGGAGAAGGGATTTTTTGGAAACTTTATTGATAATGCCAAAG AAATCTTCCTCTAA
- the LOC104782860 gene encoding 60S ribosomal protein L38, translating into MPKQIHEIKDFLLTARRKDARSVKIKRSKDIVKFKVRCSRYLYTLCVFDQEKADKLKQSLPPGLSVQDL; encoded by the exons ATG CCTAAGCAAATCCACGAGATCAAGGACTTCCTTCTGACAGCAAGAAGGAAAGATGCACGATCTGTGAAGATCAAGAGAAGCAAGGACATTGTCAAGTTTAAGGTCAGATGCTCCAGGTACCTCTACACGCTCTGCGTCTTCGACCAAGAGAAAGCCGACAAGCTTAAGCAGTCTCTTCCTCCAG GTTTGAGTGTGCAAGACCTTTGA
- the LOC104782861 gene encoding uncharacterized protein LOC104782861 isoform X1: MERLRDCVEEMGKFTLDYHVEFDLGLTGDFCSGLLSGGEGTESSSQALLHRFGDTVEAFGGVPEYPLYKRLALGLLKSIGSGSLCGAFEKISLGKEVIWLKERGDEWGKLITQKGFELVNALKDVACELHVQDPLFSLMKDGIKTVEARYFEAEYDRLRRRGSMVMINKCLMFEVLEVHQYQSFYELLKAESSEKVFPGTKTVEEGMQMFRKLYDMDQENCNGVVAIHLTKSVVQPCVALAHILSGLSSTGVRSLLGLSHTTGSIFHALPPRRSILLSSFMLPYKPKIKGCRLSHGARALAKHVDRRSDGFWGVLQGTESDKNKHAMDIISRFIGHCCWMNIHIVPPHGEVFEIRVAQGYGARWSRDGTKFIGFLEPYMEDGHSMAWKH; encoded by the exons ATGGAGAGACTGAGAGATTGTGTAGAGGAGATGGGGAAATTCACACTCGATTACCATGTAGAATTCGATTTAGGGCTCACCGGTGATTTCTGCTCCGGCCTTCTTTCCGGCGGTGAAGGAACCGAATCGTCTTCCCAAGCTTTGCTACACAGATTTGGAGATACTGTAGAAGCATTTGGAGGTGTTCCTGAGTATCCTCTGTACAAGCGTCTTGCTTTAGGTCTGTTAAAATCAATTGGTTCTGGTTCTTTGTGTGGAGCTTTTGAGAAGATATCGTTGGGGAAGGAGGTGATCTGGTTGAAGGAGAGAGGGGATGAGTGGGGCAAGCTGATAACCCAAAAGGGTTTCGAGTTAGTCAAT GCCTTGAAGGATGTAGCTTGCGAGCTTCACGTTCAAGATCCCTTATTCTCCCTTATGAAAG ATGGTATCAAAACAGTTGAAGCAAGGTATTTTGAAGCTGAGTATGATAG ACTCAGACGAAGAGGTTCAATGGTTATGATAAATAAGTGTCTCATGTTTGAAGTTCTG GAAGTTCACCAATATCAGTCCTTTTACGAGCTGTTGAAAGCCGAGAGTTCAGAGAAAGTGTTTCCTGGCACTAAAACAGTGGAAGAAG GTATGCAAATGTTTAGGAAGTTGTATGATATGGATCAAGAGAATTGTAATGGTGTTGTGGCAATCCATCTTACTAAATCAGTTGTTCAGCCTTGTGTTGCTTTGGCTCACATACTGTCT GGCCTAAGTTCCACTGGCGTGCGAAGCCTTCTCGGTCTTTCTCACACAACTGGATCCATTTTTCATGCTCTGCCTCCTCGAAGATCGATTCTACTCTCTTCATTCATGCTTCCATATAAGCCAAAG ATAAAAGGTTGTAGATTGAGCCACGGAGCTAGAGCATTAGCCAAGCATGTTGATCGACGTAGCGATGGATTTTGGGGTGTTCTTCAGGGAACTG AGTCAGATAAAAATAAGCATGCAATGGACATTATCAGTCGGTTCATTGGCCATTGTTGTTGGATGAACATACATATAGTTCCACCACACGGAGAAGTGTTCGAGATAAGAGTAGCTCAAGGTTATGGAGCACGTTGGTCTCGAGATGGAACCAAA TTCATTGGATTTCTTGAGCCTTACATGGAGGATGGTCACTCCATGGCCTGGAAGCATTAA
- the LOC104782861 gene encoding uncharacterized protein LOC104782861 isoform X2, with protein sequence MERLRDCVEEMGKFTLDYHVEFDLGLTGDFCSGLLSGGEGTESSSQALLHRFGDTVEAFGGVPEYPLYKRLALGLLKSIGSGSLCGAFEKISLGKEVIWLKERGDEWGKLITQKGFELVNALKDVACELHVQDPLFSLMKDGIKTVEARYFEAEYDRLRRRGSMVMINKCLMFEVLEVHQYQSFYELLKAESSEKVFPGTKTVEEGSCMIWIKRIVMVLWQSILLNQLFSLVLLWLTYCL encoded by the exons ATGGAGAGACTGAGAGATTGTGTAGAGGAGATGGGGAAATTCACACTCGATTACCATGTAGAATTCGATTTAGGGCTCACCGGTGATTTCTGCTCCGGCCTTCTTTCCGGCGGTGAAGGAACCGAATCGTCTTCCCAAGCTTTGCTACACAGATTTGGAGATACTGTAGAAGCATTTGGAGGTGTTCCTGAGTATCCTCTGTACAAGCGTCTTGCTTTAGGTCTGTTAAAATCAATTGGTTCTGGTTCTTTGTGTGGAGCTTTTGAGAAGATATCGTTGGGGAAGGAGGTGATCTGGTTGAAGGAGAGAGGGGATGAGTGGGGCAAGCTGATAACCCAAAAGGGTTTCGAGTTAGTCAAT GCCTTGAAGGATGTAGCTTGCGAGCTTCACGTTCAAGATCCCTTATTCTCCCTTATGAAAG ATGGTATCAAAACAGTTGAAGCAAGGTATTTTGAAGCTGAGTATGATAG ACTCAGACGAAGAGGTTCAATGGTTATGATAAATAAGTGTCTCATGTTTGAAGTTCTG GAAGTTCACCAATATCAGTCCTTTTACGAGCTGTTGAAAGCCGAGAGTTCAGAGAAAGTGTTTCCTGGCACTAAAACAGTGGAAGAAG GAAGTTGTATGATATGGATCAAGAGAATTGTAATGGTGTTGTGGCAATCCATCTTACTAAATCAGTTGTTCAGCCTTGTGTTGCTTTGGCTCACATACTGTCTGTGA
- the LOC104782865 gene encoding probable peroxidase 26: protein MGTYHIFITAVLVGAVSFFPETAEVAVMGPSMQKLTWHYYKVYNTCENAENFIRHQVEIVYKKDKSIAPKLLRLLYSDCFVSGCDASVLLEGPNSERMAPQNRGLGGFVIIDKIKIVLEQRCPGVVSCADILNLATRDAVHLAGAPSYPVFTGRRDGLTSDKQNVDLPSPSISWDQAMDYFKSRGLSVLDMATLLGSHSMGRTHCSYVVDRLYDYNKTGKPSPTMNKYFLSEMAKQCPPRTRKGQTDPLVYLNPDSGSNHSFTNSYYSRILSNKSVLEVDQQLLYNDDTKQISEEFAASFEDFRKSFALSMSKMGAINVLTKTEGEIRRDCRRTN from the exons ATGGGTACGTATCATATCTTCATCACCGCGGTGTTGGTTGGAGCCGTCAGTTTCTTCCCGGAGACGGCAGAAGTGGCAGTGATGGGACCGTCGATGCAGAAGCTGACGTGGCATTACTACAAAGTTTACAACACTTGCGAGAATGCCGAGAACTTTATAAGGCACCAAGTTGAGATAGTTTACAAGAAGGATAAGAGCATTGCTCCTAAGCTCCTTCGTCTCCTCTACTCCGACTGCTTCGTCTCC GGATGCGATGCATCGGTTCTTCTAGAAGGTCCGAACTCAGAGAGAATGGCGCCACAAAACAGAGGACTTGGAGGATTCGTGATCAtagacaaaattaaaatagtcTTGGAACAAAGATGTCCTGGTGTTGTCTCTTGCGCGGACATTCTTAATCTTGCAACTCGGGATGCTGTCCATTTG GCTGGTGCACCATCTTATCCTGTGTTCACTGGCAGAAGAGATGGCTTGACGTCGGATAAGCAAAACGTGGACTTACCGTCACCATCCATCTCATGGGACCAAGCCATGGATTACTTCAAATCTAGAGGCTTGAGTGTCCTTGACATGGCTACACTTCTAG GATCGCATTCAATGGGGAGAACACATTGCAGCTATGTCGTTGATCGTCTCTACGATTACAACAAAACCGGTAAACCAAGCCCGACTATGAACAAGTATTTCCTGTCTGAGATGGCAAAGCAATGTCCACCAAGAACGAGGAAAGGCCAAACCGATCCACTGGTGTACCTAAACCCGGACTCAGGCTCAAACCACAGCTTCACAAACTCATACTACTCAAGAATTCTATCAAACAAATCTGTACTTGAAGTAGATCAACAACTGCTTTACAATGATGACACAAAGCAAATCTCTGAGGAATTTGCAGCTAGTTTTGAGGATTTTCGGAAATCCTTTGCTCTTTCGATGAGCAAGATGGGAGCGATAAATGTGTTAACTAAAACGGAAGGTGAGATACGAAGAGATTGCAGGCGTACAAACTAA
- the LOC104782864 gene encoding small G protein signaling modulator 1-like isoform X1, with translation MCSGGEGKQWSCGKAGVVSLQKVGSLVRDLSEPCLSQSRIQVVITIGKMLKPEKWQASFDSDGRVSGFQKALKLIILGGIDPSIRAEVWEFLLGCYALSSTSEHRDQLRIARRKRYNELLKQCQTMHSSVGTGSLAYVVGSKVMDMRKSYRDETVKVATTDESRDEEACIDNNDNANTENHHSDYSNNGTDTSHVHRRGSSSESVDLVSGRESPESVVYNTSSFVSASSPYGYASPDGYFDFPSLPVTDLFGRNSLDKIEVSTPDKDASLKSELRSEEEGMHNFRIDKNADLIREQRRSTSEIEVMQPDSVGPSSYNTGRNTEIVDSLRISDAPEMASVKETPSRVANVTEERVSEWLWTLHRIVVDVVRTDSHLEFYEDPGNLGRMSDILAVYAWVDPATGYCQGMSDLVSPFVVLFDDNADAFWCFEMLIRRTRANFQMEGPTGVMDQLQSLWHILQITDKDIFSHLSRIGAESLHFAFRMLLVLFRRELSFNEALRMWEMMWAADYDESVAETLENDCLEPLVIQLPRKSEAEVNEETIEEGNVISTKREPTISKSGPISKSSGLLSRSGLLPKSGPLPKTAGPLSDEAEIKAASSSYHFCGLTRSLWSRNDRTTHVPCVVSSIKKGDDALPVFCVAAILIMNRYKIMKETRSIDDMIQIFNEKVLVFRVRRCIRTAMKLRRKYMYKSQVIKTKSHTQSQNPNQVQIQHQTHMESQRREEIQSHGENQSQTPSLHHSPAAQNGDRQNLPINSYKYKTKR, from the exons ATGTGTTCTGGTGGAGAAGGAAAACAATGGAGTTGTGGCAAAGCCGGTGTAGTCAGTTTACAGAAAGTTGGATCTCTGGTTCGAGATTTGAGCGAGCCTTGTCTTTCACAATCGCGGATACAGGTTGTTATAACT ATCGGCAAAATGCTTAAGCCAGAGAAGTGGCAAGCGTCTTTTGATAGTGACGGAAGAGTTTCTGGTTTCCAAAAGGCGCttaaactaattattttgggg GGGATCGATCCGTCTATTAGAGCTGAAGTTTGGGAATTTCTCCTTGGTTGTTATGCACTGAGTAGTACCTCTGAGCACCGTGATCAGCTCAGGATAGCTCGAAG GAAGCGGTACAATGAGTTGCTCAAGCAATGCCAGACGATGCATTCAAGTGTGGGAACTGGTTCGCTTGCTTATGTTGTGGGATCTAAAGTTATGGATATGCGGAAATCTTATAGAGATGAGACAGTAAAGGTTGCTACTACAGATGAAAGCAGAGATGAGGAAGCTTGTATAGATAATAATGATAATGCTAATACTGAGAATCATCACAGTGATTACAGTAATAATGGTACTGATAC ATCTCATGTACACAGAAGGGGAAGTTCTAGTGAGTCTGTTGATTTAGTAAGCGGAAGAGAGAGTCCAGAGAGCGTAGTATACAACACTTCCTCTTTTGTATCTGCCTCTAGTCCGTATGGATATGCTTCCCCTGACGGTTATTTTGACTTTCCCTCGCTACCGGTTACAGATTTGTTTGGGAGGAATAGTTTAGATAAGATAGAGGTTTCTACGCCAGACAAGGATGCTTCTTTGAAAAGTGAATTGAGATCTGAGGAAGAGGGAATGCACAATTTTCGAATTGATAAGAATGCTGATTTAATTAGAGAACAACGTAGGTCCACTTCAGAGATCGAAGTGATGCAACCGGATTCTGTTGGACCATCGTCTTATAATACTGGTCGTAATACAGAGATAGTTGATAGCTTGAGAATATCAGATGCCCCTGAAATGGCGTCAGTAAAGGAGACTCCCTCTCGTGTTGCAAATGTCACGGAAGAACGAGTGTCTGAATGGCTTTGGACATTGCATCGAATAG TTGTTGATGTGGTAAGGACAGATAGCCACCTTGAGTTTTATGAGGATCCAGGAAATCTAGGAAGAATGTCTGATATCCTTGCGGTTTATGCTTGGGTTGATCCTGCAACTGGTTATTGCCAAG GAATGAGCGATTTAGTCTCTCCTTTTGTGGTTCTGTTTGATGATAATGCCGATGCCTTTTGGTGCTTTGAAATGCTCATAAGAAGAACG CGTGCAAATTTCCAAATGGAGGGACCAACTGGGGTGATGGATCAATTGCAGTCACTCTGGCACATATTGCAGATTACAGATAAAGATATATTTTCCCACCTATCGCGCATTGGTGCTGAAAGTCTTCATTTTGCCTTCCGGATGCTTTTAGTTTTGTTCCGACGTGAATTGTCTTTTAACGAAGCTCTCAGGATGTGGGAG ATGATGTGGGCAGCTGATTATGATGAATCTGTTGCTGAAACTTTGGAGAATGATTGCTTGGAGCCTTTGGTGATTCAGCTTCCAAGAAAATCTGAAGCTGAGGTGAATGAAGAAACGATAGAGGAGGGAAATGTTATTAGTACAAAGAGGGAACCAACAATTTCAAAGAGCGGGCCAATTTCAAAGAGCAGTGGCTTGTTGTCGAGGAGCGGTTTGCTGCCGAAGAGTGGTCCATTGCCAAAGACTGCTGGTCCCTTATCTGATGAGGCTGAGATAAAGGCAGCATCATCCTCATATCACTTCTGTGGTCTGACAAGAAGTCTTTGGTCAAGGAACGATAGAACAACACATGTCCCTTGTGTAGTTTCATCCATCAAAAAAGGTGATGATGCTCTTCCTGTGTTTTGTGTGGCGGCGATTTTAATCATGAATCGATATAAGATCATGAAAGAAACTCGATCGATCGATGACATGATACAG ATCTTCAATGAGAAGGTTCTTGTATTTCGCGTGAGAAGATGCATACGCACAGCCATGAAACTTCGTAGGAAATACATGTACAAG AGTCAGGTAATCAAGACCAAGAGCCACACTCAATCTCAGAATCCCAACCAGGTTCAAATCCAGCATCAAACACATATGGAAAGCCAGAggcgggaggagattcagagTCATGGTGAGAACCAGAGCCAAACACCAAGTTTACATCATAGTCCTGCTGCTCAGAATGGTGATAGGCAGAACTTACCTATTAACagttacaaatataaaacaaaaagatga
- the LOC104782864 gene encoding small G protein signaling modulator 1-like isoform X2 produces the protein MCSGGEGKQWSCGKAGVVSLQKVGSLVRDLSEPCLSQSRIQVVITIGKMLKPEKWQASFDSDGRVSGFQKALKLIILGGIDPSIRAEVWEFLLGCYALSSTSEHRDQLRIARRKRYNELLKQCQTMHSSVGTGSLAYVVGSKVMDMRKSYRDETVKVATTDESRDEEACIDNNDNANTENHHSDYSNNGTDTSHVHRRGSSSESVDLVSGRESPESVVYNTSSFVSASSPYGYASPDGYFDFPSLPVTDLFGRNSLDKIEVSTPDKDASLKSELRSEEEGMHNFRIDKNADLIREQRRSTSEIEVMQPDSVGPSSYNTGRNTEIVDSLRISDAPEMASVKETPSRVANVTEERVSEWLWTLHRIVVDVVRTDSHLEFYEDPGNLGRMSDILAVYAWVDPATGYCQGMSDLVSPFVVLFDDNADAFWCFEMLIRRTRANFQMEGPTGVMDQLQSLWHILQITDKDIFSHLSRIGAESLHFAFRMLLVLFRRELSFNEALRMWEMMWAADYDESVAETLENDCLEPLVIQLPRKSEAEVNEETIEEGNVISTKREPTISKSGPISKSSGLLSRSGLLPKSGPLPKTAGPLSDEAEIKAASSSYHFCGLTRSLWSRNDRTTHVPCVVSSIKKGDDALPVFCVAAILIMNRYKIMKETRSIDDMIQIFNEKVLVFRVRRCIRTAMKLRRKYMYKVIKTKSHTQSQNPNQVQIQHQTHMESQRREEIQSHGENQSQTPSLHHSPAAQNGDRQNLPINSYKYKTKR, from the exons ATGTGTTCTGGTGGAGAAGGAAAACAATGGAGTTGTGGCAAAGCCGGTGTAGTCAGTTTACAGAAAGTTGGATCTCTGGTTCGAGATTTGAGCGAGCCTTGTCTTTCACAATCGCGGATACAGGTTGTTATAACT ATCGGCAAAATGCTTAAGCCAGAGAAGTGGCAAGCGTCTTTTGATAGTGACGGAAGAGTTTCTGGTTTCCAAAAGGCGCttaaactaattattttgggg GGGATCGATCCGTCTATTAGAGCTGAAGTTTGGGAATTTCTCCTTGGTTGTTATGCACTGAGTAGTACCTCTGAGCACCGTGATCAGCTCAGGATAGCTCGAAG GAAGCGGTACAATGAGTTGCTCAAGCAATGCCAGACGATGCATTCAAGTGTGGGAACTGGTTCGCTTGCTTATGTTGTGGGATCTAAAGTTATGGATATGCGGAAATCTTATAGAGATGAGACAGTAAAGGTTGCTACTACAGATGAAAGCAGAGATGAGGAAGCTTGTATAGATAATAATGATAATGCTAATACTGAGAATCATCACAGTGATTACAGTAATAATGGTACTGATAC ATCTCATGTACACAGAAGGGGAAGTTCTAGTGAGTCTGTTGATTTAGTAAGCGGAAGAGAGAGTCCAGAGAGCGTAGTATACAACACTTCCTCTTTTGTATCTGCCTCTAGTCCGTATGGATATGCTTCCCCTGACGGTTATTTTGACTTTCCCTCGCTACCGGTTACAGATTTGTTTGGGAGGAATAGTTTAGATAAGATAGAGGTTTCTACGCCAGACAAGGATGCTTCTTTGAAAAGTGAATTGAGATCTGAGGAAGAGGGAATGCACAATTTTCGAATTGATAAGAATGCTGATTTAATTAGAGAACAACGTAGGTCCACTTCAGAGATCGAAGTGATGCAACCGGATTCTGTTGGACCATCGTCTTATAATACTGGTCGTAATACAGAGATAGTTGATAGCTTGAGAATATCAGATGCCCCTGAAATGGCGTCAGTAAAGGAGACTCCCTCTCGTGTTGCAAATGTCACGGAAGAACGAGTGTCTGAATGGCTTTGGACATTGCATCGAATAG TTGTTGATGTGGTAAGGACAGATAGCCACCTTGAGTTTTATGAGGATCCAGGAAATCTAGGAAGAATGTCTGATATCCTTGCGGTTTATGCTTGGGTTGATCCTGCAACTGGTTATTGCCAAG GAATGAGCGATTTAGTCTCTCCTTTTGTGGTTCTGTTTGATGATAATGCCGATGCCTTTTGGTGCTTTGAAATGCTCATAAGAAGAACG CGTGCAAATTTCCAAATGGAGGGACCAACTGGGGTGATGGATCAATTGCAGTCACTCTGGCACATATTGCAGATTACAGATAAAGATATATTTTCCCACCTATCGCGCATTGGTGCTGAAAGTCTTCATTTTGCCTTCCGGATGCTTTTAGTTTTGTTCCGACGTGAATTGTCTTTTAACGAAGCTCTCAGGATGTGGGAG ATGATGTGGGCAGCTGATTATGATGAATCTGTTGCTGAAACTTTGGAGAATGATTGCTTGGAGCCTTTGGTGATTCAGCTTCCAAGAAAATCTGAAGCTGAGGTGAATGAAGAAACGATAGAGGAGGGAAATGTTATTAGTACAAAGAGGGAACCAACAATTTCAAAGAGCGGGCCAATTTCAAAGAGCAGTGGCTTGTTGTCGAGGAGCGGTTTGCTGCCGAAGAGTGGTCCATTGCCAAAGACTGCTGGTCCCTTATCTGATGAGGCTGAGATAAAGGCAGCATCATCCTCATATCACTTCTGTGGTCTGACAAGAAGTCTTTGGTCAAGGAACGATAGAACAACACATGTCCCTTGTGTAGTTTCATCCATCAAAAAAGGTGATGATGCTCTTCCTGTGTTTTGTGTGGCGGCGATTTTAATCATGAATCGATATAAGATCATGAAAGAAACTCGATCGATCGATGACATGATACAG ATCTTCAATGAGAAGGTTCTTGTATTTCGCGTGAGAAGATGCATACGCACAGCCATGAAACTTCGTAGGAAATACATGTACAAG GTAATCAAGACCAAGAGCCACACTCAATCTCAGAATCCCAACCAGGTTCAAATCCAGCATCAAACACATATGGAAAGCCAGAggcgggaggagattcagagTCATGGTGAGAACCAGAGCCAAACACCAAGTTTACATCATAGTCCTGCTGCTCAGAATGGTGATAGGCAGAACTTACCTATTAACagttacaaatataaaacaaaaagatga
- the LOC104782864 gene encoding small G protein signaling modulator 1-like isoform X3 has product MCSGGEGKQWSCGKAGVVSLQKVGSLVRDLSEPCLSQSRIQIGKMLKPEKWQASFDSDGRVSGFQKALKLIILGGIDPSIRAEVWEFLLGCYALSSTSEHRDQLRIARRKRYNELLKQCQTMHSSVGTGSLAYVVGSKVMDMRKSYRDETVKVATTDESRDEEACIDNNDNANTENHHSDYSNNGTDTSHVHRRGSSSESVDLVSGRESPESVVYNTSSFVSASSPYGYASPDGYFDFPSLPVTDLFGRNSLDKIEVSTPDKDASLKSELRSEEEGMHNFRIDKNADLIREQRRSTSEIEVMQPDSVGPSSYNTGRNTEIVDSLRISDAPEMASVKETPSRVANVTEERVSEWLWTLHRIVVDVVRTDSHLEFYEDPGNLGRMSDILAVYAWVDPATGYCQGMSDLVSPFVVLFDDNADAFWCFEMLIRRTRANFQMEGPTGVMDQLQSLWHILQITDKDIFSHLSRIGAESLHFAFRMLLVLFRRELSFNEALRMWEMMWAADYDESVAETLENDCLEPLVIQLPRKSEAEVNEETIEEGNVISTKREPTISKSGPISKSSGLLSRSGLLPKSGPLPKTAGPLSDEAEIKAASSSYHFCGLTRSLWSRNDRTTHVPCVVSSIKKGDDALPVFCVAAILIMNRYKIMKETRSIDDMIQIFNEKVLVFRVRRCIRTAMKLRRKYMYKSQVIKTKSHTQSQNPNQVQIQHQTHMESQRREEIQSHGENQSQTPSLHHSPAAQNGDRQNLPINSYKYKTKR; this is encoded by the exons ATGTGTTCTGGTGGAGAAGGAAAACAATGGAGTTGTGGCAAAGCCGGTGTAGTCAGTTTACAGAAAGTTGGATCTCTGGTTCGAGATTTGAGCGAGCCTTGTCTTTCACAATCGCGGATACAG ATCGGCAAAATGCTTAAGCCAGAGAAGTGGCAAGCGTCTTTTGATAGTGACGGAAGAGTTTCTGGTTTCCAAAAGGCGCttaaactaattattttgggg GGGATCGATCCGTCTATTAGAGCTGAAGTTTGGGAATTTCTCCTTGGTTGTTATGCACTGAGTAGTACCTCTGAGCACCGTGATCAGCTCAGGATAGCTCGAAG GAAGCGGTACAATGAGTTGCTCAAGCAATGCCAGACGATGCATTCAAGTGTGGGAACTGGTTCGCTTGCTTATGTTGTGGGATCTAAAGTTATGGATATGCGGAAATCTTATAGAGATGAGACAGTAAAGGTTGCTACTACAGATGAAAGCAGAGATGAGGAAGCTTGTATAGATAATAATGATAATGCTAATACTGAGAATCATCACAGTGATTACAGTAATAATGGTACTGATAC ATCTCATGTACACAGAAGGGGAAGTTCTAGTGAGTCTGTTGATTTAGTAAGCGGAAGAGAGAGTCCAGAGAGCGTAGTATACAACACTTCCTCTTTTGTATCTGCCTCTAGTCCGTATGGATATGCTTCCCCTGACGGTTATTTTGACTTTCCCTCGCTACCGGTTACAGATTTGTTTGGGAGGAATAGTTTAGATAAGATAGAGGTTTCTACGCCAGACAAGGATGCTTCTTTGAAAAGTGAATTGAGATCTGAGGAAGAGGGAATGCACAATTTTCGAATTGATAAGAATGCTGATTTAATTAGAGAACAACGTAGGTCCACTTCAGAGATCGAAGTGATGCAACCGGATTCTGTTGGACCATCGTCTTATAATACTGGTCGTAATACAGAGATAGTTGATAGCTTGAGAATATCAGATGCCCCTGAAATGGCGTCAGTAAAGGAGACTCCCTCTCGTGTTGCAAATGTCACGGAAGAACGAGTGTCTGAATGGCTTTGGACATTGCATCGAATAG TTGTTGATGTGGTAAGGACAGATAGCCACCTTGAGTTTTATGAGGATCCAGGAAATCTAGGAAGAATGTCTGATATCCTTGCGGTTTATGCTTGGGTTGATCCTGCAACTGGTTATTGCCAAG GAATGAGCGATTTAGTCTCTCCTTTTGTGGTTCTGTTTGATGATAATGCCGATGCCTTTTGGTGCTTTGAAATGCTCATAAGAAGAACG CGTGCAAATTTCCAAATGGAGGGACCAACTGGGGTGATGGATCAATTGCAGTCACTCTGGCACATATTGCAGATTACAGATAAAGATATATTTTCCCACCTATCGCGCATTGGTGCTGAAAGTCTTCATTTTGCCTTCCGGATGCTTTTAGTTTTGTTCCGACGTGAATTGTCTTTTAACGAAGCTCTCAGGATGTGGGAG ATGATGTGGGCAGCTGATTATGATGAATCTGTTGCTGAAACTTTGGAGAATGATTGCTTGGAGCCTTTGGTGATTCAGCTTCCAAGAAAATCTGAAGCTGAGGTGAATGAAGAAACGATAGAGGAGGGAAATGTTATTAGTACAAAGAGGGAACCAACAATTTCAAAGAGCGGGCCAATTTCAAAGAGCAGTGGCTTGTTGTCGAGGAGCGGTTTGCTGCCGAAGAGTGGTCCATTGCCAAAGACTGCTGGTCCCTTATCTGATGAGGCTGAGATAAAGGCAGCATCATCCTCATATCACTTCTGTGGTCTGACAAGAAGTCTTTGGTCAAGGAACGATAGAACAACACATGTCCCTTGTGTAGTTTCATCCATCAAAAAAGGTGATGATGCTCTTCCTGTGTTTTGTGTGGCGGCGATTTTAATCATGAATCGATATAAGATCATGAAAGAAACTCGATCGATCGATGACATGATACAG ATCTTCAATGAGAAGGTTCTTGTATTTCGCGTGAGAAGATGCATACGCACAGCCATGAAACTTCGTAGGAAATACATGTACAAG AGTCAGGTAATCAAGACCAAGAGCCACACTCAATCTCAGAATCCCAACCAGGTTCAAATCCAGCATCAAACACATATGGAAAGCCAGAggcgggaggagattcagagTCATGGTGAGAACCAGAGCCAAACACCAAGTTTACATCATAGTCCTGCTGCTCAGAATGGTGATAGGCAGAACTTACCTATTAACagttacaaatataaaacaaaaagatga